The following DNA comes from Candidatus Stoquefichus sp. SB1.
TTGGGTTGTCGGTTGTGATTTGAATGAATCTCAAGATTATCGTGCAATTGACTATAATATGCCTGTTGTGATTGTGATTGGATCTGAAGGTTTTGGTATCTCAAGACTTGTCAAAGCACATTGTGATATGAATGTTGTTTTACCAATGAATGGCCATGTCACATCTTTGAATGCTTCAGTTGCAACAGCGCTTATTCTCTATCAGGTTTACAATTCTCGTCATCCTTTAAAGTAGAAGGGAGGTAACGTGGAGCGTTACATAAATGATGATGAATTGATCTATATGGCTCGCTGTGGAAGTCAGGCGGCAGAAGAAATTTTATATCAGCGTTATTATCGTTTGGTGAAGAGATGGATTAAACCGTTTTGTTATCACCGTATTGAAAGTTGGGATGATGAAGATTATCTACAATTTGCTATGATGATGTTTTCAACAATTATGGATAGTTATCGTATTGATCAAAAAACGAGCTTAAAAACTTTTATGAAACAATCTTTAATAAGACGCATTTTAAGTTTGATTAGAGTCGGTAAAGATGAAGCTCTAGCAACCTCACAATTGCCAGTTTCTTTGGATTGTTTTATTGGAGATGATGAAAGAATGCGTTTTGAAGAGATTGTGGGCGATCCACTCAAACGTGATTACCCAGATTTGGTTTTAAGAATAAAAGAAACAGAGACTTGTTATGATAGTGAGGTTTATAAAAGAACTTCACTTCGAGAACGTGAAGTGATGGCCTATAAAAAAGCGGGCTATGATGAAAAAGAAATTGCAAATAGACTGGATATTTCAATTAAAAGTGTGTATAATGCAGTTTATCGTTATCATCAAAAGATGCTTGCCATTGACGAGTTAAAATAAATGTGTTAAATTATAAGAACGGAAAAGGAGTGATAGGCATGAAACAAAAAGTCATTTTAGTATGTACAGAATGTTTATCACGTAATTATTCAGTCACAAAAAATAAACGTGTAAATGTTGAAAGATTAGAGCTTAGAAAGTATTGTAAAAAGTGTGGAAAACACACTCTACATAAAGAAACAAAATAGGAGGTAGGTCATGAAGATCAAAGAATGGTGTACACTTCAGGGTGTACGTGCTGAAATCAAGAATATTCATTGGTTGACAAAAAAAGAATTAGCATATAATTCAATGATTGTTTTGGTTTTCTGTTTTTTATTTGGAGTTTACTTTTACGGTAGCGATGCCATCATCGCAATTATATTAAAAGCATTGGGGATGAATTAGTATGCCAGGAATGAATGAAGAAGGTAGACGTTGGTATGTTGTCAATACATACTCAGGTCATGAAAACAAAGTTAAAGAAAATTTAGAGAAACGTGTTGAATCAATGGGGTTACAAGATTGCTTATTTAATATTGTGATTCCTGAACATGTTGAAACAGAAATAAAAGATGGTAAGAAAATCAATAAAACAAAGAATATGTTTCCTGGTTATGTTCTTGTAGAGATGATTATGACTGATGAAGCGTGGTATGTTGTTCGTAATACCTCAGGAGTTACAGGATTTATTGGTTCTTCAGGTGGAGGTGCAAAACCTTTCCCATTACAGAATCATGAAATTGATCCTATTTTGAAAAAGATGGGTATCCAAACTTCTAAAATTGAAGTGAATTTTGAAGTAGGAGATGAAGTGAAAGTTTTATCTGGACCATTTGCAGGTAAACAGGGAAAAGTTGAATCAATTGACCAAGAAAAAGAAGTTGCAACTGTTTTGGTTGATTTCTTGGGAAATTCAACACCAATGGAAGTTGAATTAATTCAATTAGAAAAAGCAGATTTATAATAAAAGGTCAAATCGACCTTTTTCTTTTTTGCAAAAAAGTTTGATAAATTCAATAAAAAGCCTTGCAATATTGAAAAGAGTGTGTATAATAATTAATCGACGCAATATGTGTTACTATGCGTGGGAGGATTGACATCCAACTGACCACAGCACGGACAAATTTTAATAGGAGGTGTGTCGCGTGAGCAAGAAAGTCGTAAGAGTTATGAAAATTCAATTCCCAGCTGGTGGGGCAAAACCAGGTCCAGCATTAGCAGGTGCTGGTATTCAAATGCCAAAGTTCTGTACAGCTTTCAATGATCAAACAAAAGATCGTATGGGAGAAACTGTACCAGTTGTTTTGACAATTTATGAAGATAAGAGTTTTGATTTTGTATTAAAGACTGCTCCAACTGCTGAAATGATTAAAAAAGCATGTGGAATTAAAAAAGCTGCTTCTGATGCTAAACAAACAGTTGCAACTTTATCAGCTGATAAATTAAAAGAAATCGCTGAATACAAATTAAAAGATCTTAATGCAAATGATTTAGAAGGTGCAATGAAAATTGTTGCTGGTACTGCTCGTAATATGGGTGTAAAAGTTGAAGGCTTAGATGCCTAATTTAATGAAGAGGAGAAAAGAAAATGGCTAAAAAAGGTAAAAGATATCAAGAAGCCGCTGCTCTTATTGAAAAAGGTAAAGCTTACCCAATTGAAGAAGCAGTTGCTTTAGTAAAGAAAACAAGTAATTTAAAATTTGATGCAAGTGTTGATGTTGTCTTTAAATTAGGATTAGACACAAGACATGCTGATCAACAATTACGTGGTGCTGTTGTATTACCACACGGTACTGGTAAAACAAAAAAAGTATTAGTTATCACTCAAGGAGCTAAAGTTGAAGAAGCAAAAGCTGCTGGAGCTGATATTGTTGGTGGAAAAGAAATCTTAGAAGATATCCAAAAAGGATGGTTGGATTTCGAAGTTATGATTGCTACACCAGATATGATGGCTGAATTAGGAAAATTAGGACGTATTTTAGGACCTAAAGGTTTAATGCCTAACCCTAAAACAGGAACTGTAACTATGGATGTTGCAAAAGCTGTTCAAGAAACAAAAGCTGGTAAAGTGACTTATCGTACTGACAAAGATGGTAATGTTCATATGCCAATTGGTAAAGTATCATTTGATGATGAAAAATTAGCTGAAAACTTCAGAACAGTATTTGATTTATTAGTAAAATCAAAACCAGCTTCTGCTAAAGGAACTTATATGAAAAACGTTGTGATCTCAACGACTATGGGACCAAGCGTAAAAGTTCAAGGATAAGAAGCAAACAAAAAAGGCGCAATCAATATACCGTAGACAGCAACGGGGAAACCTTAATTATGTTGCCGAGGTGATATTGTCAACTCACATTGACAAACTCCCTCGTTTTTACGTGGGAGTTTTTAACGGATATATTGTTGCATATATAAAATTTTATAGGAGGTGTAACAATGTCAAAAGAAATTTTAGAGGCAAAACAACAAGTTGTAGCTGAAATTGCTGAAAACTTAAAAAATTCACAATCAACTGTTATTGTTGAATATCGTGGATTAACTGTTGCTGATGTTACTGAATTACGTAGAACTTTAAGAGCAGAAAATGTTGGATTTAAAGTTTACAAAAACAAATTAGTACAAAGAGCTACAGAAGAAGCAGGAATGAGCGAACTTAATGAATATCTTGTTGGTCCTAACGCAATTGCTTTTGGGCATGAAGATGCAGTGGCTCCTGCTAGAATTTTAGCAGAGTTCGCAAAAAAACACGAAGCTTTACAAATTAAAGCTGGTTATGTTGAAGGTAAATTCTTACCTCAAGAAGAAGTTATGGCAGTAGCAAAATTACCTAATCGTGAAGGTATGTACTCAATGTTACTTGCATGTATGAAAGAACCAGTTGCAAAAGTGGCAAGAGTTATTCAAGCTGTTGCTGATGCACAAGGTGGAGACGCAGCTGAAGCTGCACAATAGTTAATTTATAAAATATAAATGGAGGAAAATAAAATGGCAAAATTAACACATGAAGATATCTTAGCTTACTTAGAAGAAGCTACAATTTTAGAATTAAATGATTTAGTAAAAGCAATTGAAGAAAAATTTGATGTAACTGCTGCTGCACCTGTAGCTGTAGTTGCTAGTGATGCTGGAGCAGAAGCTGCTGCACCTGCTAATGTAACTGTTACATTAACTGATGTTGGAGCTACTAAAGTTGCAGTTATCAAAGCTGTAAGAGAAATCACAGGTTTAGGATTAGTTGAAGCTAAAGGTTTAGTTGACAAAACACCTGCTGAAATCAAAAAAGATGTTCCTGCTGAAGAAGGAGCTAAGATTAAAGAACAATTAGAAGCTGCTGGAGCAACTGTAGAAGTTAAATAATTGTTGAATGAATAGAGCCCTTATCAAGGGCTCTTTTTTAAGGAGAAAAAATGGCACACTATTATACAAATAATGTCGATTTAAAATCTCAAGAAACACATATTCCTTTTCTTTATCGAAAACATCAATTGACTTTCATAAGTGATTTTGGTGTTTTCTCTAAGGAACGGGTAGATTATGGATCACGTGTTCTTCTAGAAAGCATAAATATATCTCAGCAACAATTAACATTATTAGATGTTGGATGTGGATATGGAACATTGGGAATTGCTTTAAAAAAAGAATATCCTTGGCTAAATGTTCAGATGGTTGATGTGAATGAGAGAGCTATTCATCTTGCTAAAGAATCCGCAAAATATAATGGAGTAGATGATGTAAGTATTTATTTAAGCCATTGTTATGAAAATGTTCATGATTCATTTGATGTGATTGTTTCTAATCCGCCTATTAGAGCGGGGAAGAAAGTTGTTTTTGAAATTTTAGAAAAGGCATATGATCATTTGAATCCTGATGGTGAATTAATTGTTGTGATTCAAAAAAAGCAAGGAGCACCTTCAGCGAAAAAGAAGATGGAAGATGTTTTTGGAAATTGTGAGATTTTAAAGAGAGATAAAGGCTATTTTGTTTTAAAAGCCGTGAAATAACACTACTTTTTATATGTTCAAAAGAAATTTTGAAATTTTTGATTTGGTATTGACTTCAACTAGTCTCTATGCTAGTATAATACAATGCCTACTCATGTATAAAAAGCAGTGTTTTTCATTATGCTTTGAAGTGGAGATAGAGATAATTAATAAGGAGTGAAGCGGACTTGGAAAAGAATGTAACTCAAGTAAAAAGTCGTATTAATCGTCGCAATTATTCGAGAATTAGTGGTTCTTTAGAATTACCTAATTTGGTAGAAATTCAGACAAATTCTTATGATTGGTTTAAGAATGAGGGAATTAAAGAAGTTTTTAATGATGTTTATCCAATTAGCAATTTCAATGAAACATTAACTTTGGAATTTGTTGATTGCCGTTTTGATGAGCCAAAATATTCAGTGGATGAAGCAAAGGATAGAGATGCTAACTACTCAGCACCAATTCGTGCGACTCTTCGTTTGGTTAATAACGGAACAGGAGAAATTAAAGAAAATGAAGTATTTATGGGTGATTTCCCATTAATGACAGATTCAGGAACTTTTATTATCAATGGTGCAGAACGTGTTATTGTTTCACAATTAGTACGTTCACCAGGAGCCTATTTTGCTGATGCAATGGATAAAAGTGGGAAAACTGTGTTTACAGGAAGTGTTATTCCTTCAAGAGGAACATGGTTAGAATTTGAAAATGATGCAAAAGATGTTTTAAATGTACGTATTGACCGTACACGTAAGATTCCTGGAACAATTCTTTTGCGTGCTTTAGGATTAAGCAGTGATGAAGAAATTATTGAAGTTTTAGGTGATCATGAGTTTATCAGAAATACCTTAGCAAAAGATACAACTCATAACACTGATGAAGCATTAATTGAAATTTATAACAAATTAAGACCTGGTGAACCAGCAACATTAGAGGGTGCAAATACGCTATTATTTGCAAAGTTTTTTGATGCTAAAAGATATGATCTTGCGCGTGCTGGACGTTTTAAGCTAGGTAAAAAATTAAGTTTATTAGATCGTATTACAAATCGTGTTTTGGCTGAGGATGTTAAGGATGTAGATGGTCACGTTGTGATGAGTGAAGGAACTTTATTAACAAAAGATAAAGTTGACATTTTAGCACCAGTTTTTGCAGCGGGAGCACATTGTGTTGATGTTAAAACAAATGATTTCTTAGAGTCTCATGGAAGAATTCAAGTGATTGAAGTCTATGTAGATGAGTCTAAATCAAAGAAAATGAAAGTTGTGGGAACGGATTTATCATTGGATTGTAAATTTATTACAATTTCAGATATGTTAGCAGCTTATTCATATATGCTTAATCTTGTTGATATTTATGATTCATTGGATTTAGCGAGTGACGATAGAGTCAATTTAATGAGCCGTATTGGTTTATTAGATGATATTGATCATTTAGGAAATAGACGTGTTCGTTCTGTTGGTGAGTTAATTCAAAATCAATTTAGAATTGGTTTATCAAGAATGGAAAGAGTTGTTAAAGAAAGAATGTCATTATCAGAAGTTGATAGTGTAACACCACAATCATTAACAAACATTCGTCCTTTAACAGCGGCTATGAAAGAGTTCTTTTCATCTTCACAATTATCTCAGTTTATGGATCAAATCAATCCATTAGCTGAGTTAACAAATAAACGTCGTTTATCTGCATTAGGTCCTGGTGGTTTATCAAGAGATCGTGCTGGATATGAAGTCCGTGATGTCCATGCATCTCACTATGGACGTATTTGTCCAATTGAAACACCTGAAGGTCCTAACATCGGGCTGATTTCAACATTGGCTTCTTATGCAAAAATAAATAAATATGGATTTATTGAAACACCTTATCGTAAAGTTAACGATAGTATTATTGACGAAAGTGATGTACGTTATTTAACAGCTGATGAGGAAAAGAATTATATTATTGCCCAAGCAAAGGTGAAAATTGGGGAAAATGGAGAAATCTTAGATGAACAGGTTATTGCTCGTCATTTAGGTGAAAACATTATGGCTAAGCCTAGTGAAGTTGATTTTATTGACATTTCTCCAAAACAGATCGTTTCAGTTGCAACTTCATGTATTCCATTCTTGGAAAACGATGATGCGACACGTGCCTTAATGGGTGCCAACATGCAACGTCAGGCAGTTCCATTATTAAAACCACATACACCATTTGTTGGAACAGGTATGGAATATCAGGCTGCAAGAGATTCAGGAGCAGCAGTTGTTGCTAAAAAAGATGGTATTGTCACATATGTTGATGCAAAGAAAATTATCGTTGAAGAAGATACTGGACCACATCGTTATCGTTTGACTAAATTTGCGATTTCAAATGCTGGAACATGTATTAATCATCGACCAATTGTTAAAACTGGTGATAAGGTATTGAAAGGTCAGATTCTTGCTGATGGTCCATCTATGGAACAGGGAGAATTAGCATTAGGTCAAAACGTTTTAGTTGGTTTCATGACATGGAATGGATATAATTATGAAGATGCTGTTATCATGTCTGAAAGATTAGTTAAAGAAGATGTTTATACATCTGTTCATATTGAAGAATATAGTATTGAATGTCGTGATACAAAGTTAGGCCCAGAAGAAATCACAAGAGATATTCCTAACGTTGGTGAAGAAGCTCGTAAAAATCTTAATAGTGAAGGTATTATTATGATTGGGGCTGAGGTAAAAGAAGGAGATATCTTAGTTGGTAAGGTGACTCCAAAAGGACAAGCGGAATTATCTGCAGAAGAAAAATTGTTATTGGCAATCTTTGGTGAAAAGTCAAGAGAAGTCAAAGATAATTCATTAAGAGTTCCACATGGTGGTGCTGGTATTGTTCATGATATTAAAGTGTTTGAAAGAAAAAAAGGTGATGAATTACAGCCAGGTGTTAATAAGGTTGTAAAAGTCTACATCGTTCAAAAACGTAAAATCTCTGAAGGGGATAAAATGGCTGGTCGTCATGGTAATAAAGGGGTTATCTCTAAAATATTACCAATCGAAGATATGCCTCATTTAGAAGATGGAACTGTTTTGGATATTATGTTAAATCCATTAGGGGTACCATCTCGTATGAACATTGGACAAGTTCTTGAGTTGCATTTAGGTTATGCAGCAAGAGAATTAGGAATGTATTTTGCAACACCTGCCTTTGATGGTATTAATGCCAAAGATTTGGAAAACATCATGAAAGAAGCAGGAATGCCAGTGGATGGAAAACAACCTGTTATTTCTGGTCGTACTGGTGAATATTTTGATTCTAAGGTTTCTGTTGGTGTTATGTATATGATTAAATTGGCTCACATGGTTGATGATAAATTACATGCAAGATCAGTTGGACCATACTCATTAGTTACACAACAGCCACTTGGTGGTAAAGCTCAAAATGGTGGGCAAAGATTTGGAGAAATGGAAGTTTGGGCTCTTGAAGCATATGGTGCTGCTTACACATTACGCGAAATCTTGACTGTGAAGTCAGATGATGTTGTTGGACGTGTGAAAACATATGAAGCCATTGTCAAGGGACAAAAATTACCAGAACCAGGATTACCAGAATCATTTAGAGTTTTAAAGAAAGAATTACAAGCCTTAGCATTAGACATTCAAATGTTAGATGAAGAAGGTCATGAATTAGATGAAAGAAAGATTGAAGATGAAGAACGTCGTTTCCCTACTTCAATTGATACAACTCCAGAACCTGAAGAAGCAACTCAAGAAGTTGTGGAAGAAGAGGTTGAAGGAGATTTCACTGAAGAAGATGAATCATTTGATGATTTAGATTCAGTCATCGATGATCTCTTTACTGATGATGAAGAAGAAAGTAACGAAGAATAGGAGGAAACAATGAATGGCAGATGTCAATAACTTTTCAGCAATCCAAATTGGATTAGCTTCTCCAGAAAAAATTCGTGAATGGTCTTATGGTGAAGTTAAAAAACCTGAAACTATTAATTATCGTTCTCAAAAACCAGAAAAAGATGGTCTATTCTGTGAAAGAATCTTTGGACCATCTAAGGATTGGGAATGTAGTTGTGGAAAATATAAGAAAGTCAGATATAAAGGTGTAGTCTGTGATCGTTGCGGTGTTGAAGTTACAAAATCTTCAGTGCGTCGTGAACGAATGGGACATATTGAATTAGCAACACCAGTTGCTCATATCTGGTATTTAAAGGGGATTCCTTCAAGAATGGGACTTATTCTTGATATGTCTCCAAAACAATTAGAGGAAATTATTTATTTCGTATCTTATGTTGTGACTGATAAAGGAAGTACTCCATTAGAGTATAAACAAGTTTTATCAGAAAGAGATTATCGTAACTGTTATGAAAAATTCGGACATCAGTTTGAAGCAAAGACTGGTGCAGAAGCGATTAAGATTTTACTTCAAAAAGTTGATCTTGATGAAGAATTTGAAACTGTTACAAAAGAACTAAAAGAAGCACAAGGGCAAAGACGTGCAAAATTATTAAAGAGATTAGAGGCTATTGAAGCTTTTAGAACTTCTCAAAATCAACCTGAATGGATGATTCTTGATGTTCTTCCAGTTATACCACCTGATTTACGTCCAATGTTACAGTTGGATGGTGGACGTTTTGCAACAAGTGATTTAAATGATTTATATAGACGTGTTATTACACGTAATAATCGTTTAAAGAAATTATTAGAACTTGGAACACCATCAATTATCGTACAAAATGAAAAACGTATGTTACAAGAAGCTGTTGATGCTTTGATTGATAATGGTCGTCGTTCTAAACCAATCACTGGTGCTGGTGGTAGACCTTTAAAATCTTTAAGTCATACATTAAAAGGAAAACAAGGTCGTTTCCGTCAAAACTTACTTGGAAAACGTGTTGACTATTCAGGACGTTCAGTTATCGCAGTTGGTCCAGATTTAAAAATGTATCAATGTGGTATTCCACGTGAAATGGCATTGAATTTATTTAAACCATTTGTTATTAGTGGATTAGTAAGAGAACAGATTGCTACAAATATTAAGGCTGCTGAGCGTTTAATTGATAAAATGGATGATGCGATTTGGCCAATCGTTGAAGAAGTTATTAAAGAACATCCAGTCTTATTGAACCGTGCGCCAACACTTCATAGATTAGGTATCCAAGCATTCGAACCTAAATTAGTAGAAGGACGTGCAATTCGTTTGCACCCATTGGTTACACCAGCATTCAATGCCGATTTCGATGGTGACCAAATGGCTGTCCATGTACCTTTAGGTGAGGAAGCAATTCAAGAAGCAAGACAATTAATGTTAGGATCAGGAAATATCTTAGGTCCTAAAGATGGAAAACCAATCGTTACACCTTCTCAGGATATGGTGTTAGGAAATTATTACTTAACATTAGAAGAAGCTGGTAAGATTGGTGAAGGAACTGTTTTTGCAGATGTGAATGAAGCTTTAATGGCATATGATGCAAAAGCTGTTCATTTACACACAAGAGTTGCTATTAGAGGAAAATCTTTAAATAATAAAACATTTAATGATGTTCAAAATAATAGTTACTTAATTACAACTGTTGGAAAGATTATCTTTAATCAGATCTTTGATGGGAATTTCCCATTTATCAACGATCCAAGTAAAGAAAACTTAGAAGCAACACCAGATAAATATTTTGTTCCAATGGGAACTGATATTAAGCAACATATTGCTCAGCAACCTATTATTAAACCATTAGGTAAAAAAGCATTAGGAAATATTATTGATGAAGCTTTCAAATTAAATAAAACAACTGAAATTACTGCGATGCTTGATAAATTAAAAGATCAGGGATTCTATTATTCTACTATTGCCGGAATTACTGTTTCTGTTTATGATATTCAAGTTCCACAAAGTAAGTATGTTTTATTTGAAAAAGCTGATGATAAACTAGAAGTGATTAAAAAATTATATCGTAAAGGTAAATTAACAGAAGAAGAAAGAAAGAATACAGTCGTTAAACTTTGGGAAAGTGTTAAAGATGAAGTTCAAGGTGTCGTTAAAGAAGAATTCGAAGCTGATACTAAGAATCCAATCTTCATCATGTCTGACTCAGGAGCCCGTGGTAATATCTCTAACTTTACACAGTTGGTAGGTATGCGTGGATTGATGTCAAACCCTAAAGGGGAAACAATTGAGTTGCCTATTAAATCTTCATTTAGAGAAGGTTTAACAGCATCAGAATTCTTTATTTCTACCCATGGTGCCCGTAAAGGTTCTACTGATACTGCCTTAAAGACTGCCGATTCAGGATATTTAACAAGACGTTTAGTAGACGTTGCACAAGAAGTTATTATTACAGAAGATGACTGTGGAACAGACCGTGGATTTATGGTTACTGAATTATATAACACATCAGATAATTCAATTATCGTACCTTTATATGATAGATTGGTTGGACGTTATTCTCAAAAAGATATTGTTCATCCAGTTACTGGTGAAATTATCATTAAAGCTGGCGAAATTATGACGGAAACAACTGCTAAAGATGTCACTGATGCAGGAATCAAAGAAGTGGAAATAAGATCTGTTCTTGGATGTAAAGCTAAAGGTGGAATCTGTAGAAAATGTTATGGTCGTAACTTAGCAACTGGTGAAAAAGTAGAATTAGGTGAAGCTATTGGTATTATGGCTGCCCAATCTATTGGTGAACCAGGTACACAGTTAACAATGCGTACATTCCACATGGGTGGAGTTGCTGGTGGTGCTGATATTACTCAAGGTTTACCACGTATTCAAGAGTTGTTTGAAGCAAGAAATCCAAAAGCAAAATCTATTATTTCTGAAATTGAAGGTGAAGTTTCTAATATCATTGATAACAATGGACGTGCTGAAGTTGTTGTCTCTAACTTACTTGAAACAAAGAGTTACTTGGCTCCATATGGTGCTAAATTAAGAGTTTCTGTAGGAGATAGTGTTGGTATTGGTTCTAAGATTACTGAAGGATCTATTGATCCTAAAGAGTTATTAGCAGTTGCTGATGTCGAAGCTGTTGAAAATTATATCTTAAAAGAAGTTCAAAAGGTTTATCGTTTACAAGGTATTGAAATTTCTGATAAACATATCGAAGTTATCATTCGTCAAATGTTGAAGAAAATTCGTATTGTTGAAGGCGGAGATACTGGGGCTTTACCAGGAACTCATGTCAATGTTCAAAAATTTACAGAATTAAATAAAGATGTTTTAAAGAATGGAAAACATCCAGCTGTAGGTAGACCTATCTTATTAGGTATTACAAAAGCATCATTGGAAACAGAATCATTCTTATCTGCCGCATCATTCCAGGAAACAACAAAAATCTTAACTGATGCAGCAATCAAAGGTAAAGTTGATACATTAACTGGTCTTAAAGAAAATGTTATTATTGGTAAATTATTACCAGCAGGTACAGGTTTAAGAGGACCATTAAAATCTCCTGAAACAATTGCTAGAGAAGAAGAGGAAGCACGTAAGGAAAAAGAATTGGAAGAAGCTGAAAAATTAGAAGCGGAAACACTTTCTGAAGACTTATTGAGTACTGATTCAGAAGAGCAATTTGCAGGTATGGAATAACACATAAAGAGTAAGGTGACTTACTCTTTTGTTATTTTTGTTGATGAATTCAATATTTTTTAAAAAACTGTTGACATTTGGTATTGATTCAACTATAATCATCTTCGGTGCTCGACAAAGAGTACATTTATTCTGATAAAAAATGAAACACCCGGAATTGTGTGTTAAGAAGAAAGGAAAGGAGAAAAAAATGCCTACAATTAATCAATTAGTCAGAAAAGGACGTAGTGAAAAAACTTCAAAATCAAAATCACCTGCGTTAAATAGAGGATATAACTCATTATTAAAGAAACCAACAAATATTAGTGCTCCTCAAAAACGTGGTGTATGTACACGTGTTGCCACTATGACACCTAAGAAACCTAACTCGGCTTTACGTAAATATGCCCGTGTTCGTTTATCTAATGGTATGGAAGTTACTGCATATATCCCAGGAATTGGACATAACTTACAAGAACATAGTGTTGTTTTAATTCGTGGAGGACGTGTTAAAGACTTACCAGGGGTACGTTACCATATTATTCGTGGTACTATGGACTGTGCTGGTGTTAAAGATCGTATGCAAGGACGCTCTCGTT
Coding sequences within:
- the nusG gene encoding transcription termination/antitermination protein NusG, producing MPGMNEEGRRWYVVNTYSGHENKVKENLEKRVESMGLQDCLFNIVIPEHVETEIKDGKKINKTKNMFPGYVLVEMIMTDEAWYVVRNTSGVTGFIGSSGGGAKPFPLQNHEIDPILKKMGIQTSKIEVNFEVGDEVKVLSGPFAGKQGKVESIDQEKEVATVLVDFLGNSTPMEVELIQLEKADL
- the rplK gene encoding 50S ribosomal protein L11, yielding MSKKVVRVMKIQFPAGGAKPGPALAGAGIQMPKFCTAFNDQTKDRMGETVPVVLTIYEDKSFDFVLKTAPTAEMIKKACGIKKAASDAKQTVATLSADKLKEIAEYKLKDLNANDLEGAMKIVAGTARNMGVKVEGLDA
- a CDS encoding class I SAM-dependent methyltransferase — its product is MAHYYTNNVDLKSQETHIPFLYRKHQLTFISDFGVFSKERVDYGSRVLLESINISQQQLTLLDVGCGYGTLGIALKKEYPWLNVQMVDVNERAIHLAKESAKYNGVDDVSIYLSHCYENVHDSFDVIVSNPPIRAGKKVVFEILEKAYDHLNPDGELIVVIQKKQGAPSAKKKMEDVFGNCEILKRDKGYFVLKAVK
- the rplL gene encoding 50S ribosomal protein L7/L12; the encoded protein is MAKLTHEDILAYLEEATILELNDLVKAIEEKFDVTAAAPVAVVASDAGAEAAAPANVTVTLTDVGATKVAVIKAVREITGLGLVEAKGLVDKTPAEIKKDVPAEEGAKIKEQLEAAGATVEVK
- the rplJ gene encoding 50S ribosomal protein L10, with protein sequence MSKEILEAKQQVVAEIAENLKNSQSTVIVEYRGLTVADVTELRRTLRAENVGFKVYKNKLVQRATEEAGMSELNEYLVGPNAIAFGHEDAVAPARILAEFAKKHEALQIKAGYVEGKFLPQEEVMAVAKLPNREGMYSMLLACMKEPVAKVARVIQAVADAQGGDAAEAAQ
- the rplA gene encoding 50S ribosomal protein L1, which codes for MAKKGKRYQEAAALIEKGKAYPIEEAVALVKKTSNLKFDASVDVVFKLGLDTRHADQQLRGAVVLPHGTGKTKKVLVITQGAKVEEAKAAGADIVGGKEILEDIQKGWLDFEVMIATPDMMAELGKLGRILGPKGLMPNPKTGTVTMDVAKAVQETKAGKVTYRTDKDGNVHMPIGKVSFDDEKLAENFRTVFDLLVKSKPASAKGTYMKNVVISTTMGPSVKVQG
- a CDS encoding LuxR C-terminal-related transcriptional regulator, with protein sequence MERYINDDELIYMARCGSQAAEEILYQRYYRLVKRWIKPFCYHRIESWDDEDYLQFAMMMFSTIMDSYRIDQKTSLKTFMKQSLIRRILSLIRVGKDEALATSQLPVSLDCFIGDDERMRFEEIVGDPLKRDYPDLVLRIKETETCYDSEVYKRTSLREREVMAYKKAGYDEKEIANRLDISIKSVYNAVYRYHQKMLAIDELK
- the secE gene encoding preprotein translocase subunit SecE, which gives rise to MKIKEWCTLQGVRAEIKNIHWLTKKELAYNSMIVLVFCFLFGVYFYGSDAIIAIILKALGMN
- the rpmG gene encoding 50S ribosomal protein L33, which translates into the protein MKQKVILVCTECLSRNYSVTKNKRVNVERLELRKYCKKCGKHTLHKETK